The genomic region ACAGCCCTAGAGACCCCCTTCCCAGAGGCAGCACACAAGCCTCCAAGACCAGGCGGCCTCTCAGCCTGTAGACCCCGTTTTGCAAACATGGCTAACAGAGGAAGTATCACACCTTCATAAGTCAATCCAAGCCCCCTTTAAAGCTATCTAGGCCACCGGTTCGTCTTGTGGCAGCAAGTTCCACAAGGCAACCAGTGGAAAGTAAATGCTAGCTAGTTGCGACCACCGGATATTTTTTACAGGCGAGAGAGAAGTTTTTCTATCCACTTTCTCCCCCCGGAGCACCACTGGGTAGCCCCCTCTCCCATGTCAGCCTTTCCCACCTGCACAGCAGAGCCCCTTGCCTGCAATGCAGAGGGAACTGCACTAGCCTGTCTACCCGCCCGGAGCCTAAGAAGGGTAGGCTACAAAAATGAAATCGTAATAACAactattattataaatatatatatgcgtAGCACCTGTATTAATATGTAGCAAAAAGACGTAAAGCGTAATATTACATTATAATAATATGTATAAGAAAAATAAACACACTTTTATTCTCAGGGGTGGGGCAGAAACTCATATTGCTGCATAGGGGCTgcagctccaggttgggcctggtgatccttggtggggggtggggggaactggggaggggagaatttagggaggaaaaaagaCCCCAGTCAGATATAATGCCGCGGAGCCCACCCGCCAaagaagtcattttctccagggtggcGCTCAGCAcgaattccgggagatctcccggcccCGCCTGGAGATAGGAAACCGACCACCATACACCTTAACGGCAATAGGAATGTCCCCCCCCCGACAATCAATTAAGGGGGGAATCAGGAGGGATTCTAATTAGACCCCTGTTCTCTCCCCAAACCGGAGCGACACCGGAGCCAGCACCGCGAGGAGCCGGAGAGGGCAAGCCCCCTCGCGCGGTGCATCCTGGGAAGCCCGGGCGCAACGGCCCcatccgcctccctccctccctccgcgttACTTAGCAGCGTCCCCCGCGAAGGCCCAGTCGAGGCGGGGGCGACTCACACGGCGCCGGCCAAGGAGGCTCGTCCAGGCGGGACCCCGGGAAAGACAagcccgcagcagcagcagcacctccgACCCGCTCGGCCCGGCCTCCGcctgaggaaagggagggggcgggCCCCGCGCGCGGCATTCTGGGAGAGCGGCCTCCGGGGCAAACCAACTCTGTCTCTGGAGGGGGGGATTAAGGATGAAGCGCGCGGGGAAAGAGAAGGCGCTGCGCCTATTTGACTTTCCCTGGGGTCGAGTTGATCATGTCAGGTCGTGAAAAGCCGGGGTTTAGCACTCGGATAGTTCAAAAGCCTCGTTTGCCTTTCATGCTCCCTCCCCCCGTTTATGTAAGGATGGAATAGCCCCAGCTAAGGCTAGGAACGACAACGGTAGAGCGCACAggcggaaaagggggggggagaagggtgaaGCGCTTTTGCGGAAGGGAACCACCCCATTGGCGGTGGCTGCTTCTATCCCAGTTGAAACAGTGGAGACGTGTGAAAGGAGCCCGCAGTGGGACGGGCAGAAACGCAGAAGCCCCCTAACCAACGTCttatttcctcctcccctcctcgcGTCTGTGCCAAGTGGAGCAGCCCGGGGGAAGGCGAGAGAGAGAACAGAAGCGTCCaatgggaaagaggggagggcgaGGGAGAAGGGCCAGCGTGGAGCGCATGCGCCCTGCCCACAGTCCAGCCTGGCCAGGCAAAGGAGAGGGCACGTGggattccttcctctccccccccccccccagcttggccTTATGCTGCTCTGGCCTGCAGAGTAACTCCTCCTAATTTGCTGCATTGGAAGGGGTGGCAGCGCTGTGGGGCAGGATGCTCTGCTCCCACTTCAGCAACATTCTGCCCCTGGACCCCTTTTGCACCATTACAGCCCCTTACATCTGTTACAGTTATTCATGttcattattattactgttgtagtTATTTACACCTTATGCAAAAACTTAAGTTCCATGCATCAACTTTTATGTTCCgcgtaaacctccctgagcctcaggggagggcggtatataaatataaataaataataacatagcTTGGAAGGGGAGCCAACTCTGTTCTTTTGCTTCAcgcccacatggctacccacctgattctACGTCAGAGGGTGGTTTGTGAGGAAAATCAGAAGAATGTTGTAGAACTGCTTGCTTCCCCACTGggaaggaaaagtgggatataaattaaataaggtATGAACTACAGCAGACCGCTTGTTCTCTGGGGAAAAAGCAGGCAGACACAATTGCGCAGTGATCAGCAGCTAATGGCTACAGCCAATGTTTATTAGGCATGAACTCTCCAACGAGGGAGCTTGGAATGACCAGTCCAGTTCCCCGCTGCCTCAGGACCAGAGCTCCCAACCCTGGCCCCTTCCACTCTTCTTTCAGCATCAGTTACGACCCAAGAAGGTAATTCCTCCTCCTGAGCACTTCCTCCCTTAGTCAGGAAAGAGCAGTTCCTACTCCTGCAGACTGCAGGGGAGACCCCAACACCCCTGTCGTCTTCTATCTCTTGCCCAGCTCCCGGGCTCGGTTGGTGCCTGCCTCAACTGCGTTCATCACCGTCGACCGCAGGGCTCCCTTCTCCAGCTCATGCAACGCGTGGATGGTGGTGCCCCCTGGGGTGCAGACGGCATTCCTCAGGACTGCTGGGTGCTCGCCTGTTTCGAGGATCATCCTTGCTGCTCCCTGCAAGAAACGGAGGTGTGCATGTTGGGAAGGGCCGTGTTGGTGGCTGGGGTGTGTGAGAATCCCAACCCACGGCCCACTTCAGCCTGAAAATCAATGGGAAGCTGTTCAGACCAGTTGCCCCACTGGGGTAGACATGTTCAAGGGAGTTGGCAGAGGTTAAACATGCAAAAGAGAGAAgaatcagctgcttaaagaatatatagttttattcagaagagaaatgactggagagagaaagagagagagagagacctaactatctaactgttctTCTAGAGGCATGCAGGAAGGAAGTGTCCTCAAAGGAAGTCCCCAATTCAATCAATCAGGAGATTACTTGAAAAATACCAGCAAGTTAATCTTAATATGCTAACTACCCATATCTCCGATGCTCACTAGAGGATGTTCTTCCCATGCACACCacagttcttgcatattccaacaaagaaaacattaaaagctGGCACTCCAGAGCACTTTATGTCACAAAAATTCACCAGCAAAGGTAAACCCCTCCACAGCCAATCAAGAGAGGGGCTTTGAACCGGAGCAAACAGGAAAAGGGAGACTGATCAGAAAGCTCCGTTCACAGCACTGTGAGGAGGCCTGGTTCATCTTAACAGtgcctggaattaaagctccacttggccacacccactttctaaaagcacgtGGTGGCCACCATGTCGGCTACCCCTGGCTCAGCATGAAAGACAAATGATCAAACCAGAAAAGGATTCCAAGTTGGGGGTGGAGACGACACAAACGTGACTGCAGCCCACGGAGGGGCCTCTGATCTTACCAAGAGTGTCTGGGCCGCAATCTTACTGGCCAAGGCCCCCGGCATGCCCATTTTCACGGCACCTTCAGCCAGCGCTTCCGCAAACGTGTAGACCTGGGGGACGACACGGGGAATAAAAGCAACGGGAATGCTCAGGGCAAAACATTGTAACCTGAatcgagcccttggggaggggaaggcaataaatttaaatgatAATAAAAAAGGAAGCCACTTTAATTCAGCCTCTAGGGTGGTTAAGGATGAGGTCCAGAACCCCATGCTGGCACCACCTCTGCTCACCCCCATACCTGCATGTCCCTAAAGGCTCAGCTTGGGATGCTGAAACAGGGCTAGGAGTCAGCCACTGGTCTGTTTAGCTCAGAACCATCCACATGGATGAGCAGCCAACTTCCAAAGGAAAATAGTTTCCCTACCCTGTAGTCCCATCTTCTTTGCCTGCAAGTGGGCTCTGTCCTTGTGCTCTGGCGCATGTGAAGCTGGTCAGCCTATGGCTGGCATATGGACCCTCTGCTCCTCATTTACTGACTCATTTAAGACATCTAGTATTCAGAGTAGTGCTCCaaagagctagaagaagaagaagaagaagagttgattcttagatgctgcttttctttccccaaaggagtctcaaagcggcttccagtcaccttccctttcctctccccacaacaggcaccctgtgaggtgggcgaggctgagagagccctgatactactgaagaagaagagttggttcttatatgttgcttttctctaccaggagtcttaaagtggcttccagttgccttccctttctctccccacaacaggcaccctgtgaggtagatgagggtgagagagctctgtgagaacatctctaacaggcctgcgactggcccaagatcacccagctggctgcatatggagaagcggggaatcaaacccggctcgccaggttagaatccgccacttttaaccacgacaccaagccagCGTAGGACAAAGGGCACTCACGTAGGCAACTCCACTGCCACTCAGTCCGGTGTGAATGTCGATGTGAGACTCAGGCGCCTCTTCGCACAGCCCGCAAGGAGACAGCAACCGCTTCAGCAAGGCTACATCCGGATCACCTGCACAGCTTCCCCGGGCCAGCAGGATAGCGCCCGACTGGATCACGCAGGGAAGATTGGGCATCATCCGGAGCACCTTCGTCCCGGCAGGGAGCAGCTGGGAGGAGCAGATGGAGACTCTGAGTCGGTGCAGACATACACGTCTCAGAACAACTCACAACCATCCGGGTCAAACTAGCATAATTCATGGATCTGTTCCGAGCTTGCGAGGGGTCCTCTGCTCCTGAAGGACCCCGGTTCCAGCTGCAGGAAGACTTGGCAGTAATTAAGGAAGTTAATGGACTCAGCCGCAAGCTAGGGCCTGGcctcttccattgctccccttgcCCTTCCAAGCATGAGTGAGCAATCTTATGGTCACTGCGCCTGGCTTAAgccgcctcctgtctctccacCCCGCAGTCCTCctgaagcctgcctgttaacgggggtggtgatatcacttctgggggcatggcagggaggcgtggtcaGCTGGCATCACCTCTGGGACTCCTCGAAACCTGGGGGCGGCtttgcttcctgtggcagccattttatggcagccattttcttgctgGGCCCAGAATTCCAAACCTACCCAGAGGTGCAAAAAGGTTCTAAATCCCTGGGCAAGGGCGTCACGAGACTTCAGAGATGGAGATTTCTCAAAGCCACGCACCGAAGCAGTACAAGGGGCAAGAGAGTGGTCCCAGCTCCCTGCAGACGCCTGCCACAAACTCTGTTTAGCACCCTCGTGTTTCAGACTGAGCTCACCCATTTAAAAACTTTTCTCTGCTGTTATAGAGACTAGAAGCTTATGAACGTAGAAGCAAAATAGCTCGGCCAGCTTTAGAACAGGACCAGCCGAACTGACTGAGAATAGACCCATCACCCACAACAGCTCTGCAtaacctccatgctcagaggcagtataccagAGGACAAATGAAAAACCTTCatactttgtttgtcttaaagttggtcttaaaggtgcccctgaactcccaacttcgttctgctgcttcagaccaacactgcaatccacctgaatctactgtTCAGACTCAGAAAGCTAAAAATCTAATTCCAACACAATTCATCCTCCTGGGTTCCTTTAAACTGCCATGGGCCAAACTGAGCAGAGACTGCCTTCTAGCCTTCCCCGCCCCAGATACAGACCCCGCTGTGGGTCAGAGGGAAAGCTGCTGAGCACCTAGCTCAGAACACCCTCCACGACTCACCTCCTCTAAGGTCTGCAGCGTGATTCCGGCAGCCATGGAAACAACAATGTGATTTGGGGTCACCGCAGGAGCGATTTCCGGAAGCACCACCGGGATGACGTGGGGCTTGGTCGCCAGGAACACCAAAGTACAGTTTTTTGTCACCTCTAAGTTCGAGTGAGTGGTTCTGCAGCCAAACCCCTTTCGTCAAAAAGACAGAGAAAGCGAAGCACGGGGTAAGCGACTCACATTGCAACTGACTGCTGCttggtctagtccaggggtagtcaacctgtggtcctccagatgtccatggactacaaatcccatgagcccctgccagcaagtgctggcaggggctcatgggaattgtagtccatggacatctggaggaccacaggttgactacccctggtctagtaccACAGGCACAGTGTCTCCCACCAAAACCTTTCTCAGGGCTCACCCAGCATTTATAGGAAGTGGAAGGCACCAAGAAAGGCTTTTGtcctgcaaggcttctgattggccacaggATATTTCGTTGGATGCACGGATTTTCTTAAAACGCTGGTTCAGCAGCAGCCGACATCACAGCACAAAGATCGTCCCTGGGTGAAGGCAAACTACAAGAGGCACTTTGTGGCGGGCCGCACTTTCtctggcagccatgttggttccgcctctcatggcagccattttgttgctccacCCCCTCTGGCTATGACTGAAGGCAAgctatggcagccgttttgtggaaTCATAACGTTggagggggccacacaggccatctagtccaacccctgctccgtgctggatcagcctcaagcatccaggataaacaatttttactcaaggtatgagtactcaagttttactcaaggtatgagcttttgtgtgcacacatttTTCCTCCAATACAGTGTCAGAGAATtgctcttaaaggttccacttgatgcagtttgttctgctgcttcagatcaacgcaGGTACCCATTCtatcatccaggagaaggatctgtccagccactgcttggagggggagctccccacctccttaggcagcccatcctactgctgaactactcaggaCTGTGaacgtttcccccctcccctgatattTAGCTGGTCCCGTTTTTCACAGTTTAAActtcaggtcctctcctctgctgccaacaggatctgcgccctgccctcctccaagtgagaacctttcaaatacttcaggagccatcctgtccctgtTAAGATCCTGTTCGCAAGTTCTTGCCATATAGCGGTTATCATGAATTGCTGTTTTACTAGCCTGGAGGCCTTAGCCTGTTTTTCTGGTCTGTGTCTTTGGTTCAGTCATGTGCATCTTTTGTCCTCTTGGCCCCAATTAACTGTGCTGTAAATTCTCAAAGAGCTTTCCCCTTATGAGACCTCCCTGCCCGgaccaggggtggctgaactaGTCCACTTGCAATGTTGTTATCGTCTAGCACTGCTTACAGGGGCCTTAGTGTGGGGATGTGGCTGGGAAGGTCTTTTGCCTGCCAGGATTCAAATTGGGGGGGGTGAAGGGGCTGTGGGTAGCCATATAGGCATGCTAACTTAATTGCAAATCCGTTTCAGCAAGGAACTCCTTTATCCTGTCCACCTCATTCctttgaaaaagatatttcttttGCAcccaagagtctgcttattagAAACTCGATGGGGTACGACAGCCACCTCTCACTGatgctgaactttcccaagtagaatcatagtatcatagaacaatagagttggaagggacatcctggactatgcaggacactcacaaccctctcgctcacccactgtcacctgccacccattgagccttcacagaatcagcctctctgtcagatggctctccagcctctgcttaaaaatgtccaaagatggagaacccaccacctcccgaggaagacctCCAGGCATCTGAGCACAGGGACAGGAGGGCAAAATGAGTGACCCCTAGCATTCCTTTCCCTTCATGCCCACTGCCCAACCATCACTGTTGTGTCCTCACTTACCTGGAACTTGTCCAGATTGTTGTTTGATGGCGCACTGGCAAAGATGTTTCCTGGCTGAACTTCTCCTGTTAAGGAAATAAGGAGAAAGGGGGGTGGAAATGCGTATTGAGCCTAGAGCAAAAATTGCATTGCCCAAACATAAGAGCCACAAGAGGCATCAGAATAACTTTGAACACTGCTGCCCAAATTATCCACCCTTAAACGCACATATGCTTTGACCGTGAATCTTCCAAGCAGCATGCAATAAAAAGGTCAAAAATATGCATGATAGAATTCTAAGCATTTCATATTCAGAACTGACCACCTGCAGTTCTGCAGAACCATTGTcaagaaatattttcttgcacaAAAATTGGCATGCCTGTAAGGCAGCCTCTCATGGGGGGAGTTGGGTAGCCAAGGGGCTGTGCGTCAGGAAGAACAAACAGCGCCTGCGAGAGTGTTTTTCCAGGATGGAAGGAACTGTCCACAATGCAGCCATAAAAAGCTCAGCAACAAGAACTTCGGCTGTCGCATGTGACTCAGGGAATCCTGTCCGGCCTCACACAGGACACCTGCCAGCTGAAGAGACTGTGGCAAGAGATTAAGGGGATCTATTCCACTGCCTAttctctggccctgattgaggctagTTTTAGGGCCAGAGATCCTTCTTCCTCTATGCAGCCACGTATTCCCCCTCTAAAGCTGTTCCTCCCTGTGGCCATCGCGGCATCCTCTGGCAGGCGACTCACGCTCTGAGCACCGCAGGATTTCCTTCGGTCTGGACGCCCTCGAGCCGGAGCATTTTGTGAGCGAGGAGGTCCTCTGGGTCAGCTCTGCACAAACCTCCCCCTCGTCCCCCTCCACCGCAGTCCTGGGAAGCCCCGGTCTCCGCGGACTCTCCTCCgggggaaggggctccaacctGCCCCCCTCCGGCCTTGCCCAGCTCCGCCCTGCCCGTCGGGCCCCAGAAGCGGAGGCGGCGCTGCAAACGAGGCCCGGCGCCCACCTGGGCAGGGCGCTGCAAGggacctgcctgcctacctgcgcGCAGCATCCCCCGGGCCACGGCGCCCGCCATGCGCCCCGCGCCCACGAAGCCCACCGAGCCCGCGCGCACCTCCCGCGGCGCCCCCAGCCCGGCCGAGGCGCCCTCGCGCTCCATTCATGCCCTTCGTCCTGGTGGCCGGGAGCGCCGCCAATCGGGACGCGGCTCGCCGCGCGGGGCAGCCAATCGCAGGGCCGGAgtccgatcccccccccccgcgcgggaTTGGCCGCGCCCCCTCGCCGGCCGCATTAAGGGGGATCCGGCgcgttttccccgccagcgccggAGGGGACAGGGGCGCGGCCGTCGGGAGGCGCCGGCACGTGGAGGCGGGGCCGGGAGAGGACGGGGCGGGTCTGGCGGGGCCGCTTTGCTAAGCGCGAGGTTGCTCTGGGCGCGGCTGGCGGGGCAGGAGGCGCCGGGGGGTGCCGGGCAGCGGCTGTGAAGGACCCCGCTCTCTCCGGGAAGGGAGCTCCTTCCCAGATGCGAGCCTCCTCCTTGGGGCGCGGCAGAGCCAGGCAGCCAGAGGAGCCCCGGGAAGGAGCAgctgcaaaaagagagagagacccaggcggaggggagggggggggtcgacGTGATGGCTCTTGGACGGAGGCGCCTTTAATCTGTTCCTTTGGAATCTTCTCCGTTTGTTTGGATGCAAAAGGAAAGGGGCTCCGGATATTTCACACGCCCCTTTTCAAAAGTGGCCAATGCCTATCTCAGTAGCGTTTTCACTTATTTTGCATTTGCCTCTTAGTATAAATTGGCCGTTGGCGGAGAATGTTATGGCGGAATCAGTAGAAGATCGCAAGGAGGGGAATTGCCCCTTTGATGCCTTGATGCAAAATAAGTGAAAATGCCACTGAGGAAAGAGACCACTTTTGAAAACGGGTGTGTGGAATATCCGGAACCCATTTTGGCTgtatttctttttatatataaacatataGAGAATGCTTCAGATGAATGGATTAAATCTATCTTTTTACTCGGTTTCTTTGGCCTTCTTTAGCTCTTAAAAGGGGATAAGACTGACTTATAGAGGATTTATAGAGGAAAGGTCTATTAGTAGATTGTGCTGGTGGCTGAGAGGAGCCTCCCCATTCAGAGGTACTAAAGCTCTGAatccctgagccaggaggcaacctcaggggaaggccttggcctctatgctttgatgttggccctccagaggaaatacCTGggcactttgtgagacaggaggctggactggagggacccttcctggtctgGTCCAACAGAACTCTTCTGATGACCTTATTAGAGAatgacctcggcctctctgccctgttgctggccctgcagaggaactggttggtcaccctgtgagatgggctgatggactggagggaccctccctggtctgatctggTGGTCTTATCTTCTTATGAAGGCATCAACCTCTATGACCTGTTGTAGGACATTCagaagaactgactggcccctgtgtgagacgggatactagactagatggaccgctagtctgatccagcagggctcttccgatgtttcTTACAATGATGGAGAGATTTGGGCCCAGGTGAGGGATACCAGTGACTCCAGCCCTCTAAAGTGTCTCTGTTTCCTTCTCACAGGAAATTGTCAAAAAATGCTTTTTCGCTGGatctgttttctgctgcccctCCTGCTTTTGATCTCCAAGCCCTCTGCTGGGTTTTTCAGCTGGCTGATCCACAGAGCAGCCCCAGAGAATCGCCGTGCTCCCGTCCCGGAGAAACTTTCACCCGTTCCTTTTGAGATGACTACGGGCGATGAGAGGTTCGTAGCCGAGACTCGTCACTTGGAGCTGACGCCTCTGGACTCATGTCACTACCAGGTTCGCCTGCTCTTGATCAAGGAGGTGCATCATCCCCTGTGCCAGAGGGTCATGTTTAGAGAGGagatggggaggagctgtggcttagCGGtagattggctggccactggacagacaggcaagccggttggaggaggaggcacacgGGGCGGGACAGCccccctgagtgggtattaagcgctgagtggcacttaagccatgagaccagctcctcctccaaggccttaccagaaatattaagcggaacagataagctttcctgtgagcaaacacttcttcagaaactATTTAAGTTATCAAAAGAAATGTGCATCCACACCAAAGTTTatgcctagaataaatctttaaataaataaagtagcttCTTATGCATTAGAGGTTCTCATGCATTAGAGGTATCTTTGCTCCAAGCCGAGGGTTCTTTCTTTTTGCCCCTTTCTCTAAGCAAGGGATAATGAATAAACACAGAATAAGCCTGGTCTTTGGAATATCTTTAGTTGTAGCTCTCTGGGGAAGAATCACGAGGGGAAAGGCTCTGAGTGGCCTCAATCCTAGCCTTATTTATCCGTTGTCgagacttattgcctgccactcccaatctGGCTCATGTCcgtattaaaaaccccattaaaacaattctggacatccatccatgtacaataaacagactcctaaaaactttttaaaaccatggcaacccacaaaccccccccccactgaaatctagtacaggagtagAAGCTTCTTTTGCACTCCAGATGAATTGTGGGAAATTTAAGACTGCTGCTCCCTATGCGATTCTGTCATTGCTTTTTTGCCACTAGGTTATTTCGCAGCTTCAATCCTCCTGCACAGACCTGTCCGAAGAGGAGCTGGCCAAACTGGGCGTCTCCTTGTTCAACTGTCAGGCCAGCGTTGAAGGACGCCAGACGTACCCGTGCACAGTGGCCATGGTGAGTGGTTTTAGTGAAAGAATCCCCCTTCCATATTCACACCTGAAGTTGCCttccactgaatcagaccctgggccCATCacggtcagtactgtctactcagaatggcagtgtccctccagggtctcaggccaaagtTTTTCACCTCACCTACTGCCTAGTCCTGttaaagtggagatgctggggactgaacctgctgagaccttcagcatgccaaggagatgctctctgagccccagcccctccccaaagcctttcCTCTCCTTTGCTTCCAAATGGTATGATCTGCGCTTGGGTTCTGGCGCATTGGGGATGGTGGTTGTGCTTCGACTCCCTCGTCTGTCCTCTCCCCCCAGACCCTGGCCGAATGCACGGCAGAGATGGACCCAGACACGTGGAATGCCTACCACATTGTGAGCAACCGGGCCCGGGCTGTCTGCTACACGACGCGCCAGATGCAGTTCAAGCGCCAGACGGAGCGCACGGTCAACGCCCTCGTCTCCACGGCGGTCAGTCAGCTGGAGGCAATGAAGATGCTGAAGGTTTGTAAGGCAGGGGCCTAAGCTGGTGGGCTTTGAGCGTCT from Paroedura picta isolate Pp20150507F chromosome 9, Ppicta_v3.0, whole genome shotgun sequence harbors:
- the PYCR3 gene encoding pyrroline-5-carboxylate reductase 3: MEREGASAGLGAPREVRAGSVGFVGAGRMAGAVARGMLRAGEVQPGNIFASAPSNNNLDKFQGFGCRTTHSNLEVTKNCTLVFLATKPHVIPVVLPEIAPAVTPNHIVVSMAAGITLQTLEELLPAGTKVLRMMPNLPCVIQSGAILLARGSCAGDPDVALLKRLLSPCGLCEEAPESHIDIHTGLSGSGVAYVYTFAEALAEGAVKMGMPGALASKIAAQTLLGAARMILETGEHPAVLRNAVCTPGGTTIHALHELEKGALRSTVMNAVEAGTNRARELGKR